Proteins encoded within one genomic window of Acidobacteriota bacterium:
- a CDS encoding VWA domain-containing protein yields the protein MKRGVTVAGAGSKRGGPLPARARKRPARWALLGVAWASLAAAAFTRPPAEAPVIVSRVELVPVDVLVTVRGDGPLPPLSADDFEVFENGEPRPLEYFAPGFPGDPAGGAAPPVPASPAPAAFGGPGRTFVVFIGRMGTVDPFDSLGDLAVFLRDRLGPDDRVALMAYNRMTPFTARIEDVLDVLGRYRRAFREIEAIMQVRTDDLLGIVERDFAPDVQQRIDGIFEAAGTMRNRLPEGVAFPTSSALKRLSRAEQARGGRALMDLQNLHRAVGILDRQPGAKHLLFFSADGLFLKHPASDHQLALAANAARVAVHTFQTGGMDSGYTRQGVDTATALGSIRRVSDLTGGLAFVHAPIAEGLRAVDRLTRSTFTLGFSPSGKARPGEYRSIRVRVKRPGLALHYRRYYRG from the coding sequence ATGAAGCGCGGCGTCACGGTGGCCGGGGCCGGTTCCAAACGGGGGGGGCCGCTTCCCGCCCGGGCCAGGAAACGGCCCGCGCGGTGGGCCCTCCTGGGTGTCGCCTGGGCCTCCTTGGCCGCGGCGGCTTTCACCCGCCCGCCGGCGGAAGCGCCGGTCATCGTCAGCCGCGTGGAACTGGTGCCCGTGGACGTCCTGGTCACGGTCCGGGGCGACGGGCCCCTCCCGCCCCTGAGCGCCGACGACTTCGAGGTCTTCGAGAACGGGGAGCCCCGGCCCCTGGAGTATTTCGCCCCCGGCTTTCCCGGCGATCCGGCCGGCGGGGCGGCGCCCCCCGTCCCGGCGTCCCCGGCCCCCGCCGCCTTCGGCGGGCCGGGACGCACCTTCGTGGTTTTCATCGGCCGAATGGGCACCGTTGACCCCTTCGACAGCCTCGGGGACCTGGCGGTCTTCCTGCGGGATCGCCTCGGGCCCGACGACCGGGTCGCCCTCATGGCCTACAACCGGATGACCCCGTTCACCGCGCGGATCGAGGACGTCCTTGACGTCCTGGGACGCTACCGGCGCGCGTTCCGGGAGATCGAAGCCATCATGCAGGTGCGGACCGACGACCTCCTGGGAATCGTGGAGCGGGACTTCGCCCCGGACGTCCAGCAGCGGATCGACGGGATTTTCGAGGCGGCGGGGACGATGCGCAACCGCCTCCCGGAGGGCGTCGCCTTCCCCACGTCCTCCGCCCTGAAGCGGCTCTCACGGGCGGAGCAGGCCCGGGGCGGGCGGGCCCTCATGGACCTGCAGAACCTTCACCGCGCCGTGGGGATCCTGGACCGTCAGCCCGGCGCGAAGCACCTCCTCTTCTTCTCCGCCGACGGCCTCTTCCTCAAGCACCCCGCCTCCGACCACCAGCTGGCCCTGGCGGCCAACGCCGCCCGGGTGGCCGTCCACACCTTCCAGACCGGCGGGATGGATTCCGGGTACACCCGCCAGGGCGTGGACACCGCGACCGCTCTCGGCAGCATCCGGCGGGTCTCCGACCTCACCGGCGGCCTCGCCTTCGTCCACGCACCGATCGCGGAAGGGCTCCGGGCCGTGGACCGGCTCACCCGGAGCACCTTCACCCTCGGCTTCTCCCCGTCGGGAAAGGCCCGCCCCGGGGAATACCGCTCGATCCGCGTGCGGGTGAAGCGCCCCGGCCTGGCCCTCCACTACCGCCGGTACTACCGGGGTTGA